A genomic segment from Spinacia oleracea cultivar Varoflay chromosome 3, BTI_SOV_V1, whole genome shotgun sequence encodes:
- the LOC110783158 gene encoding putative disease resistance protein RGA1, with product MSEQYNRAQINTAEKLSCELDRLLDFLDARATRELQKELMGGSNFIKEARLFFSASNQLVARFKDAREVKEIRKKLNSITIDHAQIGRISCFPSPSQTRAWSIQRAATSHDIITDLVIGRDDDKDNIVSMLSEDEDEEALSVVSIFGIGGMGKTTLAWYVYSDERVKCCFDVQFWVPTTQDFDLRKVLENIIASSACGRGIGELPPNVCDMDQLFHHFRRAIGGKKFLLVLDNVWDHECLRQKWIDLRSLLAFGANGSKVLLTTRNKKVVEIMDSSDSYKLGYLNEDHTWLLFQKFAFTQLQDPGVEAIGKEIAKLCPNVPLVIRSIGGLLARKHTIQEWQTFREDQLANFASYGSEIMRTLKLSYDHLDARLKLCVTYCTLFEKGGLFHLEQMINRWVALGYVEPQYRNQSLEEAGEQYMFILCDCGFLKISNHDTAGIRWRFSMENVMYELVLSLAGFKYKVADSKTDKIDERVRHLSIGEEAVGSYWEVPSSVFKIKHLQSLTRGNSFYSGKIKVRNLSICDKLISRFKSLRVLDLNGVGIKELPASLGELTCLRFLDVSSTDIVKLPNSIMKLVNLQSLYLHDSVNLEELPRDMSKLVNLRQFSLGGIDKLTHMPTGLEKLTNLRSLDVFIVSEDVESEANHVVGKLADINQLNNLSGGLCIDVCRQSKYIVSSDISAVNLKMKENLLELFINLNYGTEEDERVLEGLQPHSNVRVLRIKGYGGERLPSWMMDQQLENHLPNLVEIYLKNCKICRYLCSFGRLPRLKLLSLEGLDNVEYIEDDDTSRDNSNCNENIVDPLFPRLRSLMVWRMPKLKGWWRILSSGKQDSKEQLQNHYHLVKWKLAFPKLKSLSVDSVESAITVAKQHLGGLTTVESLFLVNKLVIGEQQEVIPLNSCFPNLRFLYFSHAEELEVLPKSIRDLSTLELEGLSICNCRRLKAIPEWIDCLTSLHTLDLSYCPRLESLPQQISNLPNLKRLMIRECPILTERCKSPDGEYWPFIQHIPRVSIYP from the coding sequence ATGTCAGAGCAGTACAACCGAGCTCAAATCAACACAGCCGAGAAGCTCAGTTGTGAGCTTGATCGGTTGCTTGACTTCTTGGATGCAAGAGCTACTAGAGAGTTGCAGAAAGAACTCATGGGCGGAAGTAACTTCATAAAAGAGGCACGGTTGTTCTTTTCTGCATCAAATCAGCTTGTTGCACGATTTAAAGATGCTCGGGAAGTAAAGGAAATTAGGAAGAAACTTAATTCCATTACAATTGACCATGCTCAGATTGGTCGCATTAGCTGCTTTCCAAGTCCAAGTCAAACACGGGCATGGAGCATTCAAAGAGCTGCGACATCTCATGATATCATAACTGATTTGGTCATTGGGAGAGATGATGATAAGGACAACATTGTTAGCATGCTGTCTGAGGACGAAGACGAAGAAGCCCTCTCTGTTGTCTCCATTTTTGGTATCGGCGGAATGGGAAAAACAACATTGGCTTGGTATGTGTATAGTGATGAGAGGGTTAAATGTTGTTTTGATGTTCAGTTCTGGGTTCCAACAACTCAGGATTTTGATTTAAGGAAGGTGCTTGAAAATATAATAGCATCATCAGCATGTGGTCGTGGTATAGGGGAATTGCCTCCCAATGTATGTGATATGGATCAGCTCTTTCATCATTTTCGCCGAGCGATTGGTGGGAAAAAGTTTCTGCTTGTTTTGGATAACGTTTGGGATCACGAGTGTCTGAGGCAAAAGTGGATAGATCTGAGAAGCTTGCTAGCATTTGGGGCTAATGGGAGTAAGGTTCTCCTTACAACACGTAATAAAAAAGTAGTTGAAATCATGGATTCTTCCGATTCTtacaaacttgggtatttgaaTGAAGATCACACATGGCTTCTCTTTCAAAAGTTCGCCTTCACACAACTTCAAGATCCAGGGGTGGAGGCGATTGGGAAGGAGATTGCAAAATTGTGTCCCAATGTGCCCCTTGTTATACGGAGTATAGGTGGCCTCTTAGCTAGGAAACATACGATTCAAGAATGGCAGACTTTTAGAGAAGATCAACTTGCAAATTTTGCTTCTTATGGGAGTGAAATTATGCGTACGCTTAAACTTAGTTACGACCACTTGGATGCAAGATTGAAGCTTTGTGTTACGTATTGTACCTTATTCGAAAAGGGAGGCTTATTTCATTTAGAACAAATGATCAATCGTTGGGTTGCTTTGGGATATGTTGAGCCACAGTATAGGAACCAAAGCTTGGAGGAAGCAGGGGAACAATATATGTTCATTTTGTGTGATTGTGGGTTTCTCAAAATAAGTAACCATGATACAGCTGGTATCAGATGGAGATTTAGCATGGAAAATGTGATGTATGAGCTCGTCCTCTCGCTAGCTGGATTCAAATATAAGGTGGCAGATTCAAAAACAGATAAAATTGACGAAAGGGTTCGCCATTTGTCTATCGGCGAAGAGGCGGTGGGCTCATATTGGGAAGTGCCTTCCTCagtattcaaaatcaaacacctaCAATCGCTTACCAGAGGCAATTCTTTTTATAGTGGTAAGATAAAGGTAAGGAATTTATCCATATGTGATAAATTAATATCTAGATTTAAAAGTTTAAGGGTATTGGACCTAAATGGGGTGGGGATAAAAGAATTGCCAGCATCTCTAGGCGAGTTGACCTGCTTGCGGTTTCTAGATGTGTCTAGTACTGATATAGTGAAACTCCCAAATTCAATCATGAAGCTAGTGAATTTACAATCACTCTACTTGCATGATTCTGTTAACCTTGAGGAGTTGCCAAGGGATATGAGCAAGTTGGTGAACCTGAGACAGTTTTCGTTAGGAGGGATTGACAAATTGACTCATATGCCCACGGGATTGGAGAAATTGACAAATCTTAGATCATTAGATGTGTTCATAGTGAGTGAAGATGTTGAATCGGAGGCTAATCATGTTGTGGGTAAATTAGCAGACATAAATCAGCTTAACAATCTAAGTGGAGGGTTGTGTATTGATGTGTGTAGACAGTCCAAATACATAGTGTCATCAGATATTAGTGCAGTAAACTTGAAGATGAAAGAGAACCTCCTAGAGCTGTTTATAAATTTGAACTATGGCACAGAAGAGGATGAGAGGGTGTTAGAAGGTCTCCAGCCCCATTCGAATGTGCGGGTTCTCCGTATAAAGGGTTATGGAGGGGAGAGGTTACCAAGCTGGATGATGGATCAACAGCTAGAGAATCACCTTCCTAATTTGGttgaaatttatttaaaaaattgtaaaatatGCAGATATCTTTGCTCCTTTGGAAGGCTCCCTCGTCTGAAACTGCTCTCTCTCGAAGGGTTAGACAATGTGGAGTATATTGAGGACGACGACACTAGTAGGGACAATTCTAACTGTAATGAGAATATCGTGGATCCGCTATTCCCTAGACTTAGATCACTCATGGTTTGGAGAATGCCGAAATTGAAGGGATGGTGGAGGATATTGTCAAGCGGTAAACAAGATTCGAAGGAGCAACTTCAGAATCATTATCATCTTGTTAAATGGAAGCTTGCATTTCCCAAGTTAAAAAGTCTGAGTGTGGATAGTGTGGAGTCGGCAATTACAGTCGCAAAGCAGCACTTGGGGGGTTTAACAACCGTAGAATCTCTCTTCCTTGTCAATAAGTTGGTAATTGGTGAACAACAAGAAGTTATCCCCTTAAACAGCTGCTTTCCCAACCTCCGCTTTTTGTATTTTTCTCATGCGGAAGAGTTAGAGGTTCTTCCGAAGAGTATTCGAGATTTATCTACATTGGAACTGGAAGGTCTGAGTATCTGCAATTGTAGACGATTGAAGGCAATACCAGAATGGATCGACTGCCTCACCTCCCTACACACACTTGATTTGTCATACTGCCCAAGATTGGAATCACTGCCACAACAAATAAGTAACCTCCCCAACTTGAAGAGACTCATGATTCGTGAATGCCCCATACTTACGGAGAGGTGCAAGAGCCCAGATGGGGAATACTGGCCCTTTATTCAACATATTCCTCGTGTATCTATTTACCCGTGA
- the LOC110783160 gene encoding ent-kaurene oxidase, chloroplastic isoform X1, with protein MEIIGMEIAKLLGNQFGTTVAIVAVSTLVFMVLLGKSFINRARNFSVSSEAPPVPKVPGLPLLGNLLQLKEKKPYKTFTQWSEVHGPVYSIQLGSSNLVVLSNSDVAKEAMVTRFSSISTRKLSNALKILTYDKCMVATSDYNEFHKTVKKYILTYLLGSNAQKRNRTIRETMLENVVGCFKTHVKSFPLQAVNFRNIFESELFGLALKQALGRDLQSLFVEELGATLTRKEIFHTLVLDMMEGAIEVDWRDFFPYLKWVPNNKVEANIKKLDLRRMAVMKALIKEHKELNEGRKDMNSYLDFLLSEAKVTETQLAMLLWEPIIESSDTTLISTEWALFELAKDPERQERLYREIQTVCGSDRITEDHLSQLPYLSAVFHETLRKHSPVPIIPIRYVHEDTLIGGYHIPAGTEIIVNLYGCNRNKNQWETPDEWIPERFLDNNKYESNDLFKTMAFGAGKRICAGALQAMLISCTSIGRLVQEFEWKLQSGQEEDIDTVGLTTHKLHPLHAIISSRE; from the exons ATGGAGATAATTGGTATGGAAATCGCGAAACTTCTGGGAAATCAATTTGGTACAACAGTTGCAATAGTAGCTGTCTCAACTTTGGTGTTTATGGTGTTGTTAGGGAAATCTTTCATTAATCGAGCCAGGAATTTCTCTGTTTCTTCTGAAGCTCCTCCTGTGCCTA AGGTTCCTGGGCTGCCTTTACTTGGGAATTTGCTGCAACTAAAAGAAAAGAAGCCTTACAAGACATTCACACAATGGTCCGAGGTTCATGGTCCGGTTTATTCAATTCAACTTGGCTCTTCTAATTTGGTTGTTCTTAGTAATTCAGATGTTGCAAAAGAG GCTATGGTTACCCGCTTCTCATCTATCTCGACCAGGAAATTGTCAAATGCCCTAAAAATCCTTACCTATGATAAATGCATGGTTGCAACTAGTGACTATAATGAGTTTCACAAAACAGTAAAGAAATACATATTAACCTATCTATTGGGCTCAAATGCTCAG AAGCGCAACCGGACAATTCGTGAAACCATGTTGGAGAATGTAGTAGGCTGCTTTAAAACACATGTGAAGAGCTTCCCCCTTCAAGCAGTAAACTTCCGGAACATATTTGAGTCGGAGCTCTTTGGATTAGCTTTGAAACAA GCTCTAGGAAGAGATTTGCAGTCTCTTTTTGTTGAAGAGCTTGGAGCTACTCTGACAAGAAAGGAAATATTTCATACTCTAGTTTTGGATATGATGGAAGGTGCAATTGAGGTCGATTGGAGAGACTTCTTCCCCTATCTCAAATGGGTTCCTAACAATAAGGTAGAAGCAAACATTAAAAAGTTAGATCTTCGCAGAATGGCAGTGATGAAAGCACTCATTAAAGAGCATAAGGAACTAAATGAAGGCAGAAAG GATATGAATTCCTATCTCGACTTCTTGCTGTCAGAAGCGAAAGTAACAGAGACACAACTAGCTATGCTGCTTTGGGAGCCGATCATTGAGTCTTCTGATACTACTTTAATCTCAACGGAATGGGCTCTTTTTGAACTTGCCAAGGATCCTGAGAGACAG GAACGATTGTACCGAGAAATTCAGACTGTTTGCGGGTCTGATAGGATAACAGAAGACCATTTGTCTCAGCTTCCATATTTGTCAGCTGTTTTTCATGAAACATTGAGAAAGCACAGCCCTGTTCCTATTATTCCTATACGATATGTGCATGAAGATACACTGATAGGAGGCTACCATATTCCTGCTGGAACTGAG ATTATAGTAAACCTGTATGGATGTAACAGAAACAAAAATCAATGGGAAACCCCTGATGAGTGGATTCCAGAGAGATTCCTAGATAATAATAAGTATGAATCCAATGATCTTTTCAAAACAATGGCTTTTGGAGCAGGAAAAAGGATCTGTGCAGGCGCACTTCAGGCGATGTTAATATCGTGTACGTCCATTGGTAGATTGGTTCAAGAGTTCGAGTGGAAGCTGCAATCTGGGCAGGAAGAAGACATTGATACTGTTGGTCTCACCACACACAAACTTCATCCTTTGCATGCCATCATTTCGAGTCGAGAATAA
- the LOC110783160 gene encoding ent-kaurene oxidase, chloroplastic isoform X3, producing MEIIGKSFINRARNFSVSSEAPPVPKVPGLPLLGNLLQLKEKKPYKTFTQWSEVHGPVYSIQLGSSNLVVLSNSDVAKEAMVTRFSSISTRKLSNALKILTYDKCMVATSDYNEFHKTVKKYILTYLLGSNAQKRNRTIRETMLENVVGCFKTHVKSFPLQAVNFRNIFESELFGLALKQALGRDLQSLFVEELGATLTRKEIFHTLVLDMMEGAIEVDWRDFFPYLKWVPNNKVEANIKKLDLRRMAVMKALIKEHKELNEGRKDMNSYLDFLLSEAKVTETQLAMLLWEPIIESSDTTLISTEWALFELAKDPERQERLYREIQTVCGSDRITEDHLSQLPYLSAVFHETLRKHSPVPIIPIRYVHEDTLIGGYHIPAGTEIIVNLYGCNRNKNQWETPDEWIPERFLDNNKYESNDLFKTMAFGAGKRICAGALQAMLISCTSIGRLVQEFEWKLQSGQEEDIDTVGLTTHKLHPLHAIISSRE from the exons ATGGAGATAATTG GGAAATCTTTCATTAATCGAGCCAGGAATTTCTCTGTTTCTTCTGAAGCTCCTCCTGTGCCTA AGGTTCCTGGGCTGCCTTTACTTGGGAATTTGCTGCAACTAAAAGAAAAGAAGCCTTACAAGACATTCACACAATGGTCCGAGGTTCATGGTCCGGTTTATTCAATTCAACTTGGCTCTTCTAATTTGGTTGTTCTTAGTAATTCAGATGTTGCAAAAGAG GCTATGGTTACCCGCTTCTCATCTATCTCGACCAGGAAATTGTCAAATGCCCTAAAAATCCTTACCTATGATAAATGCATGGTTGCAACTAGTGACTATAATGAGTTTCACAAAACAGTAAAGAAATACATATTAACCTATCTATTGGGCTCAAATGCTCAG AAGCGCAACCGGACAATTCGTGAAACCATGTTGGAGAATGTAGTAGGCTGCTTTAAAACACATGTGAAGAGCTTCCCCCTTCAAGCAGTAAACTTCCGGAACATATTTGAGTCGGAGCTCTTTGGATTAGCTTTGAAACAA GCTCTAGGAAGAGATTTGCAGTCTCTTTTTGTTGAAGAGCTTGGAGCTACTCTGACAAGAAAGGAAATATTTCATACTCTAGTTTTGGATATGATGGAAGGTGCAATTGAGGTCGATTGGAGAGACTTCTTCCCCTATCTCAAATGGGTTCCTAACAATAAGGTAGAAGCAAACATTAAAAAGTTAGATCTTCGCAGAATGGCAGTGATGAAAGCACTCATTAAAGAGCATAAGGAACTAAATGAAGGCAGAAAG GATATGAATTCCTATCTCGACTTCTTGCTGTCAGAAGCGAAAGTAACAGAGACACAACTAGCTATGCTGCTTTGGGAGCCGATCATTGAGTCTTCTGATACTACTTTAATCTCAACGGAATGGGCTCTTTTTGAACTTGCCAAGGATCCTGAGAGACAG GAACGATTGTACCGAGAAATTCAGACTGTTTGCGGGTCTGATAGGATAACAGAAGACCATTTGTCTCAGCTTCCATATTTGTCAGCTGTTTTTCATGAAACATTGAGAAAGCACAGCCCTGTTCCTATTATTCCTATACGATATGTGCATGAAGATACACTGATAGGAGGCTACCATATTCCTGCTGGAACTGAG ATTATAGTAAACCTGTATGGATGTAACAGAAACAAAAATCAATGGGAAACCCCTGATGAGTGGATTCCAGAGAGATTCCTAGATAATAATAAGTATGAATCCAATGATCTTTTCAAAACAATGGCTTTTGGAGCAGGAAAAAGGATCTGTGCAGGCGCACTTCAGGCGATGTTAATATCGTGTACGTCCATTGGTAGATTGGTTCAAGAGTTCGAGTGGAAGCTGCAATCTGGGCAGGAAGAAGACATTGATACTGTTGGTCTCACCACACACAAACTTCATCCTTTGCATGCCATCATTTCGAGTCGAGAATAA
- the LOC110783160 gene encoding ent-kaurene oxidase, chloroplastic isoform X2: MANHSHFLSPSLLVRESLICNYLANVQTQGKSFINRARNFSVSSEAPPVPKVPGLPLLGNLLQLKEKKPYKTFTQWSEVHGPVYSIQLGSSNLVVLSNSDVAKEAMVTRFSSISTRKLSNALKILTYDKCMVATSDYNEFHKTVKKYILTYLLGSNAQKRNRTIRETMLENVVGCFKTHVKSFPLQAVNFRNIFESELFGLALKQALGRDLQSLFVEELGATLTRKEIFHTLVLDMMEGAIEVDWRDFFPYLKWVPNNKVEANIKKLDLRRMAVMKALIKEHKELNEGRKDMNSYLDFLLSEAKVTETQLAMLLWEPIIESSDTTLISTEWALFELAKDPERQERLYREIQTVCGSDRITEDHLSQLPYLSAVFHETLRKHSPVPIIPIRYVHEDTLIGGYHIPAGTEIIVNLYGCNRNKNQWETPDEWIPERFLDNNKYESNDLFKTMAFGAGKRICAGALQAMLISCTSIGRLVQEFEWKLQSGQEEDIDTVGLTTHKLHPLHAIISSRE, encoded by the exons ATGGCGAATCActcccactttctctctccaagtCTCCTG GTCCGTGAATCACTAATCTGCAACTACCTTGCAAATGTTCAAACTCAAG GGAAATCTTTCATTAATCGAGCCAGGAATTTCTCTGTTTCTTCTGAAGCTCCTCCTGTGCCTA AGGTTCCTGGGCTGCCTTTACTTGGGAATTTGCTGCAACTAAAAGAAAAGAAGCCTTACAAGACATTCACACAATGGTCCGAGGTTCATGGTCCGGTTTATTCAATTCAACTTGGCTCTTCTAATTTGGTTGTTCTTAGTAATTCAGATGTTGCAAAAGAG GCTATGGTTACCCGCTTCTCATCTATCTCGACCAGGAAATTGTCAAATGCCCTAAAAATCCTTACCTATGATAAATGCATGGTTGCAACTAGTGACTATAATGAGTTTCACAAAACAGTAAAGAAATACATATTAACCTATCTATTGGGCTCAAATGCTCAG AAGCGCAACCGGACAATTCGTGAAACCATGTTGGAGAATGTAGTAGGCTGCTTTAAAACACATGTGAAGAGCTTCCCCCTTCAAGCAGTAAACTTCCGGAACATATTTGAGTCGGAGCTCTTTGGATTAGCTTTGAAACAA GCTCTAGGAAGAGATTTGCAGTCTCTTTTTGTTGAAGAGCTTGGAGCTACTCTGACAAGAAAGGAAATATTTCATACTCTAGTTTTGGATATGATGGAAGGTGCAATTGAGGTCGATTGGAGAGACTTCTTCCCCTATCTCAAATGGGTTCCTAACAATAAGGTAGAAGCAAACATTAAAAAGTTAGATCTTCGCAGAATGGCAGTGATGAAAGCACTCATTAAAGAGCATAAGGAACTAAATGAAGGCAGAAAG GATATGAATTCCTATCTCGACTTCTTGCTGTCAGAAGCGAAAGTAACAGAGACACAACTAGCTATGCTGCTTTGGGAGCCGATCATTGAGTCTTCTGATACTACTTTAATCTCAACGGAATGGGCTCTTTTTGAACTTGCCAAGGATCCTGAGAGACAG GAACGATTGTACCGAGAAATTCAGACTGTTTGCGGGTCTGATAGGATAACAGAAGACCATTTGTCTCAGCTTCCATATTTGTCAGCTGTTTTTCATGAAACATTGAGAAAGCACAGCCCTGTTCCTATTATTCCTATACGATATGTGCATGAAGATACACTGATAGGAGGCTACCATATTCCTGCTGGAACTGAG ATTATAGTAAACCTGTATGGATGTAACAGAAACAAAAATCAATGGGAAACCCCTGATGAGTGGATTCCAGAGAGATTCCTAGATAATAATAAGTATGAATCCAATGATCTTTTCAAAACAATGGCTTTTGGAGCAGGAAAAAGGATCTGTGCAGGCGCACTTCAGGCGATGTTAATATCGTGTACGTCCATTGGTAGATTGGTTCAAGAGTTCGAGTGGAAGCTGCAATCTGGGCAGGAAGAAGACATTGATACTGTTGGTCTCACCACACACAAACTTCATCCTTTGCATGCCATCATTTCGAGTCGAGAATAA
- the LOC110783069 gene encoding putative disease resistance protein RGA4 translates to MEMITCGIGKTTLPHNWNAVLLRDHVMQEIGGKKFLLVLDNVGFLDHASLRMKWVDLKSLLQYGAKGSKVLITTPDKKVAQIMDSVNSYKLEGLTKEDSWVLFQKIAFTQYQEPGVEAIGMEISNMCPDMPLVIRNVASILASKRTVHEWQAFRDEQFADFARCDV, encoded by the coding sequence ATGGAGATGATAACATGTGGAATTGGAAAAACGACATTGCCTCACAATTGGAACGCGGTTTTGCTGCGTGACCATGTCATGCAAGAAATTGGTGGGAAGAAGTTTCTGCTTGTTTTGGATAATGTTGGTTTTTTAGATCATGCAAGTTTGAGAATGAAGTGGGTTGATCTAAAAAGTCTGCTACAATATGGAGCTAAAGGGAGTAAGGTTCTCATCACTACACCTGATAAAAAAGTTGCTCAAATTATGGATTCTGTTAACTCTTACAAGCTTGAGGGTTTAACAAAAGAAGACTCTTGGGTTCTGTTTCAGAAGATTGCTTTTACACAGTACCAGGAACCAGGTGTGGAGGCAATTGGGATGGAGATTTCAAATATGTGTCCAGATATGCCCCTTGTTATACGGAATGTAGCTAGTATCTTAGCAAGCAAACGTACAGTTCATGAATGGCAGGCATTCAGAGATGAACAGTTTGCAGATTTTGCACGTTGTGATGTATGA
- the LOC110783070 gene encoding disease resistance protein RGA2-like — translation MAEAIISEVVSTIIEKLGSGAYKKLVYAKDLDSHITTLQELKTTIEATLVDAETLETCSNSQQDVLNKLRTTLSELDDFLEERADKTELKQVMRGNKLIKPVRVFFSESNQLFSPLRDATKLKTILKKFDRIASYHAKYGSIVISSPTVNQNRGRNFQMASSSILNNLFVGRDRERDNIVSMLSEDSMMTTDTLTVESIYGMDGMGKTALAQHVYDDYRVKRCFDAWFWVSVPRNFDVVEMLMEMITCRMEKTTLPHNCNAVLLRDHVIQAISGKKFLLVLDNIGFLDHATLRLKWADLKSLLQYGAKGSKVLITTPDKKVAEIMDSVNSYKLEGLTEEDSWLLFQKIAFTQYQEPGVEVIGMEISKMCPNMPLVIQNVAGILARKRTVREWQAFRDEQFADFASYGSDVERTLKLSYDQLDESLKRCVKFCTLFEKGGFFHLEQMIHRWIALGYVKPQYKSQRLEEAGEEYMLSLQDFGFLEIDSFDQFGFIRDFKMHDVMYELVLSLAGVKYKAADSNTDKILLGRAFLISVFESAALYFYRMKSCI, via the coding sequence ATGGCTGAAGCCATAATTTCTGAAGTTGTTTCAACTATTATAGAGAAACTGGGTTCTGGAGCATACAAAAAACTCGTGTATGCGAAAGATCTGGATTCCCACATTACAACCCTGCAAGAGCTTAAGACCACCATTGAAGCTACACTTGTTGATGCAGAAACTTTGGAGACTTGCAGCAATTCTCAACAAGACGTGCTCAACAAGCTCAGGACTACACTATCTGAGTTGGATGATTTCTTGGAAGAACGGGCAGATAAAACCGAACTGAAACAAGTAATGCGAGGAAACAAGTTAATCAAACCGGTGCGCGTGTTTTTTTCTGAATCCAACCAGCTTTTTTCCCCCTTGCGAGATGCTACAAAACTCAAGACTATCTTGAAGAAGTTTGACCGCATAGCAAGCTACCATGCCAAGTATGGTAGCATAGTTATTAGCAGTCCAACTGTGAACCAGAATCGAGGAAGGAACTTTCAAATGGCTAGCTCTTCAATTCTCAACAATCTGTTCGTCGGGAGGGACAGAGAAAGGGACAACATTGTAAGCATGTTGTCTGAGGACTCCATGATGACTACAGATACCCTAACTGTTGAGTCCATTTATGGGATGGATGGAATGGGAAAAACAGCATTGGCTCAGCATGTGTATGATGATTACAGGGTGAAGCGTTGTTTTGATGCTTGGTTCTGGGTTTCTGTACCTCGAAATTTTGATGTTGTAGAGATGTTAATGGAGATGATAACATGCAGAATGGAAAAAACAACATTGCCTCACAATTGCAACGCGGTTCTGCTGCGTGACCATGTCATTCAAGCAATTAGTGGGAAGAAGTTTCTGCTTGTTTTGGATAACATCGGCTTTTTAGATCATGCCACTCTGAGACTGAAGTGGGCTGATCTAAAAAGCCTGCTACAATATGGGGCTAAAGGGAGTAAGGTTCTCATTACTACACCTGATAAAAAAGTTGCTGAAATTATGGATTCTGTTAACTCTTACAAGCTTGAGGGTTTAACAGAAGAAGACTCTTGGCTTCTCTTTCAAAAGATTGCTTTTACGCAGTACCAGGAACCAGGTGTGGAGGTGATTGGGATGGAGATTTCAAAAATGTGTCCGAATATGCCCCTCGTTATACAGAATGTAGCCGGCATCTTAGCAAGGAAACGTACAGTTCGGGAATGGCAGGCCTTCAGAGATGAACAATTTGCAGATTTTGCTTCTTATGGGAGTGACGTTGAGCGTACACTTAAACTTAGCTACGACCAGTTGGATGAAAGTTTGAAGCGTTGTGTTAAGTTTTGCACCTTATTTGAAAAGGGAGGATTTTTTCATTTAGAACAAATGATCCATCGTTGGATTGCCTTGGGATATGTAAAGCCACAGTATAAGAGCCAAAGGTTGGAGGAAGCAGGGGAAGAATACATGTTAAGTTTGCAAGATTTTGGGTTTCTCGAAATAGATTCGTTTGATCAATTTGGTTTCATACGAGATTTTAAAATGCATGACGTGATGTATGAGCTTGTTCTCTCGCTGGCTGGGGTCAAATACAAGGCTGCTGATTCAAACACTGATAAAATTTTATTGGGACGTGCCTTCCTTATATCAGTGTTTGAATCAGCAGCCTTGTATTTCTACCGCATGAAAAGTTGTATATAG
- the LOC110783161 gene encoding protein yippee-like At4g27745 gives MAGLNGPRVYSCYNCRNQVCLHDDIISKAFQGRNGRAFLFSHGMNVEVGPKEDRQLMTGLHTVADINCADCRLVLGWKYLRAYEPSQKYKEGKFIFEKSKIVKEDW, from the exons ATGGCTGGATTGAACGGTCCAAGGGTTTATAGCTGCTATAATTGTCGAAATCAAGTTTGTCTTCATGATGATATTATCTCCAAGGCTTTCCAG GGAAGAAATGGCAGAGCATTTTTGTTTTCCCATGGTATGAATGTTGAGGTTGGACCTAAGGAAGATAGGCAGCTCATGACTGGCCTTCACACGGTTGCTGATATAAATTGTGCCGATTGTCGACTAGTTTTGGGGTGGAAATACTTGCGTGCTTATGAACCGTCACAGAAATATAAGGAAGGGAAGTTCATTTTCGAGAAGTCCAAAATCGTCAAGGAAGATTGGTAG
- the LOC110783043 gene encoding protein yippee-like At4g27740: MAISSDSRVYSCNSCWNPVASKEDLISKAYVALSGQAFMFSNAMNMKVGNKIEKQLMTGKFTVADIYCIKCGQLLGWKYFRAHDPRQSYKEGNYVLERAKLLKGN; this comes from the exons ATGGCTATCTCTTCTGATAGCCGAGTTTACAGCTGCAACAGCTGCTGGAATCCTGTTGCCTCTAAAGAAGACCTTATTTCTAAGGCTTATGTG GCATTATCTGGACAAGCCTTCATGTTTAGTAACGCAATGAATATGAAGGTGGGCAACAAGATTGAGAAGCAACTAATGACTGGGAAATTCACAGTGGCTGATATATATTGCATCAAATGTGGGCAGCTTTTGGGCTGGAAATATTTCCGAGCCCATGACCCAAGACAGTCATACAAGGAAGGCAACTACGTACTCGAACGTGCTAAGCTACTCAAAggaaactaa